A genomic stretch from Malus domestica chromosome 15, GDT2T_hap1 includes:
- the LOC103450331 gene encoding ubiquitin-like domain-containing protein CIP73 isoform X1: MEDQHSNEGASSGNVVGATSDSNLEINIKTLDSQMYSFQVDKNMRVSLFKEKIADQTGVPVSQQRLIFRGRVLKDDHPLSEYHLENGHTLHLVIRQPSQPQPSSGTSSGEAHVNSGNDASGVPRGRIGQISHSVVLGTFNVGDQGEGAVPDLSRLIGTVLNSIGIGTQATTNGTGNPQFTTSSNTPGQPRNGNETEGSHNVNGGGHQAQSGQAFPTQPFQTFPQAVQTPLAAAAFPMPSLNMPIPHSLDTLSEFMKRMEQGLSQNGYQPNTSATNTGDPPRVNLPSTAQGMPTPEALGIVLRHVERLLSNHAVSALSHIAGRLEQDGASSDPSVRGQIQTESIQLGLAMQHLGSLLLELGRTIWTLRMGQSPGEAVVNAGPAVYISPSGPNPIMVQPFPLQTSSLIGGSVPQSNPVSFGPVGIGSAPRNVNIHIHAVGARGSNGEGIPSGSRDSGGRVLPVRNVVGATIPSSQIGVSVSNASQPGSGVSVSQQPSGSSLSSIVAELNSHFRSFVGDTQAEDTVQSGQDVSTVQNPSVEPHNYAGSEPPSTGYVDIAGVSLPGCTSESEGQKDSGSVGTLKNNSIFPVGGSLSSSSGQNTVVREDERGNAPQSSEKQAEGAKSAPLGLGLGVLERKRQARQPKPLTKNEDGGITSFPINQNQQVIGGQQVLQSLASCSSAVSRMNSSDVPARQTVPAVEQVRDGRTLGGQGPVGQVDMGSMMSQVLQSPALNGLLAGVSDQTGVGSPDILRNMLQNFTQNPQMRNAVNQIAEQVDSQDLGNLFGGGQGGGIDMSRMFQQMMPIVTRALGAGSNPVRPSSALVPESRPPHNERGLSRDDNIPKSEINLQEVVQRIENLNAPGDVFHALVENSVQLSGRGSGPQELVDELCRDEHLSSEYVEILRRDVRRRLEGDSGKDKC, from the exons ATGGAAGATCAGCACTCCAACGAAGGCGCCAGTTCTGGCAATGTTGTTGGGGCCACTTCTGATTCAAATCTTGAGATCAATATTAAGACTTTAGACTCACAGATGTACAGTTTTCAAGTTGATAAAAAT ATGCGAGTTTCACTGTTCAAGGAAAAAATAGCTGATCAAACAGGTGTACCAGTCAGTCAGCAGCGGCTGATTTTCAGGGGAAGGGTGTTAAAAGATGACCATCCTCTTTCTGAGTATC ATTTGGAAAATGGGCacacattgcacttagttatTAGGCAGCCATCCCAGCCACAACCTTCATCGGGTACAAGTTCTGGCGAGGCACATGTGAATAGTG GAAATGATGCTAGTGGTGTTCCTCGTGGTCGCATTGGCCAGATATCTCACAGTGTAGTTCTTGGGACATTTAATGTTGGAGATCAAGGTGAAGGCGCTGTTCCTGATCTTAGTCGG CTTATTGGCACGGTTCTGAATTCTATTGGAATTGGCACCCAGGCTACAACTAATGGCACAGGCAACCCACAGTTCACTACTTCG TCAAACACTCCTGGTCAGCCTCGTAATGGAAATGAAACAGAAGGGTCTCATAATGTCAACGGAGGAGGACATCAAGCACAGTCTGGACAGGCATTTCCTACCCAACCATTCCAAACTTTTCCTCAAGCTGTGCAAACTCCTCTTGCAGCTGCAGCATTTCCTATGCCTTCATTAAATATG ccaattccacactctttggATACACTCTCCGAGTTCATGAAGAGAATGGAGCAGGGATTATCGCAAAATg GTTATCAGCCAAATACATCTGCAACCAATACAGGAGACCCACCTAGGGTGAACTTACCTTCCACTGCACAGGGGATGCCCACACCTGAGGCATTGGGGATTGTTCTTCGTCATGTAGAGCGACTACTCAGCAATCATGCTGTTTCTGCGCTATCT CACATTGCAGGACGATTGGAACAAGATGGAGCATCTTCTGATCCCTCTGTGAGAGGTCAAATTCAGACAGAATCTATACAATTAGGACTTGCAATGCAACATTTAGGTTCTCTTCTTCTTGAGCTTGGCCGAACAATTTGGACCCTTCGTATGGGGCAGTCTCCT GGAGAAGCTGTTGTGAATGCTGGGCCAGCAGTTTACATATCCCCATCAGGACCTAATCCCATAATGGTCCAG CCTTTCCCTCTTCAAACAAGCTCACTCATTGGTGGTTCTGTACCTCAATCAAACCCTGTGAGTTTTGGTCCTGTTGGGATTGGCAGTGCTCCAAGGAATGTAAACATCCATATACATGCTG TTGGTGCTAGGGGTAGTAATGGGGAGGGTATCCCATCTGGTTCTAGGGATTCAGGTGGCCGGGTGCTGCCAGTGAGAAATGTAGTCGGTGCCACTATTCCATCCTCCCAAATTGGTGTTTCAGTATCCAATGCGTCACAACCCGGTTCTGGTGTTTCTGTTTCACAGCAGCCTTCTGGCTCCTCACTTTCCTCCATTGTTGCTGAACTTAACTCACATTTTAGAAGTTTTGTTGGCGATACACAAGCAGAAGACACAGTTCAATCAG GTCAGGATGTGTCCACTGTTCAGAATCCATCTGTTGAACCGCATAATTATGCAGGAAGTGAACCTCCAAGTACTGGCTATGTCGATATAGCTGGTGTGTCACTACCTGGTTGCACATCTGAAAGTGAAGGTCAGAAG GATTCAGGAAGTGTTGGTACCTTGAAAAACAATTCAATATTCCCAGTTGGAGGTTCTCTAAGCTCTTCAAGTGGCCAAAACACCGTGGTGAGAGAGGATGAGAGGGGAAATGCTCCACAATCCAGTGAGAAGCAGGCTGAAGGTGCGAAATCTGCTCCACTTGGTTTAGGACTCGGAGTTTTGGAGCGTAAG AGACAAGCCAGGCAGCCAAAACCGCTGACCAAGAATGAAGATGGTGGAATAACTAGTTTTCCCATCAATCAGAATCAGCAAGTAATAGGTGGCCAGCAAGTTTTGCAGTCCCTTGCATCTTGTAGTTCTGCTGTAAGTAGGATGAATTCAAGTGATGTGCCGGCAAGACAAACAGTGCCTGCTGTTGAGCAGGTCAGAGATGGTAGAACATTGGGAGGGCAAGGTCCTGTTGGCCAAGTTGATATGGGAAGCATGATGTCTCAGGTTCTGCAGAGTCCAGCCCTGAATGGTCTGTTGGCAGGTGTTTCAGACCAAACGGGAGTGGGTTCTCCCGATATATTGAGGAATATGTTACAGAACTTTACACAGAATCCACAGATGAGGAATGCTGTCAATCAGATTGCTGAACAGGTTGACAGCCAAGATTTGGGAAACTTGTTTGGAGGAGGCCAAGGTGGTGGGATTGATATGTCCAGGATGTTCCAACAAATGATGCCCATTGTAACTCGCGCCCTTGGGGCTGGATCAAATCCCGTCCGGCCATCCTCTGCTTTGGTTCCTGAATCTCGACCACCCCACAATGAGCGAGGTCTCAGTAGAGATGATAATATCCCTAAGTCTGAG ATTAATCTCCAAGAAGTGGTTCAGAGGATTGAGAACCTGAATGCACCGGGAGATGTTTTTCATGCTCTAGTTGAGAATTCAGTTCAGCTGTCTGGCAGAGGAAGTGGTCCTCAAGAACTTGTGGATGAGTTGTGCAGGGACGAGCATCTCTCCAGT GAATATGTTGAAATATTACGCAGGGACGTACGGCGACGGCTTGAGGGTGATTCAGGGAAGGACAAGTGCTAG
- the LOC103450331 gene encoding ubiquitin-like domain-containing protein CIP73 isoform X2, protein MEDQHSNEGASSGNVVGATSDSNLEINIKTLDSQMYSFQVDKNMRVSLFKEKIADQTGVPVSQQRLIFRGRVLKDDHPLSEYHLENGHTLHLVIRQPSQPQPSSGTSSGEAHVNSGNDASGVPRGRIGQISHSVVLGTFNVGDQGEGAVPDLSRATTNGTGNPQFTTSSNTPGQPRNGNETEGSHNVNGGGHQAQSGQAFPTQPFQTFPQAVQTPLAAAAFPMPSLNMPIPHSLDTLSEFMKRMEQGLSQNGYQPNTSATNTGDPPRVNLPSTAQGMPTPEALGIVLRHVERLLSNHAVSALSHIAGRLEQDGASSDPSVRGQIQTESIQLGLAMQHLGSLLLELGRTIWTLRMGQSPGEAVVNAGPAVYISPSGPNPIMVQPFPLQTSSLIGGSVPQSNPVSFGPVGIGSAPRNVNIHIHAVGARGSNGEGIPSGSRDSGGRVLPVRNVVGATIPSSQIGVSVSNASQPGSGVSVSQQPSGSSLSSIVAELNSHFRSFVGDTQAEDTVQSGQDVSTVQNPSVEPHNYAGSEPPSTGYVDIAGVSLPGCTSESEGQKDSGSVGTLKNNSIFPVGGSLSSSSGQNTVVREDERGNAPQSSEKQAEGAKSAPLGLGLGVLERKRQARQPKPLTKNEDGGITSFPINQNQQVIGGQQVLQSLASCSSAVSRMNSSDVPARQTVPAVEQVRDGRTLGGQGPVGQVDMGSMMSQVLQSPALNGLLAGVSDQTGVGSPDILRNMLQNFTQNPQMRNAVNQIAEQVDSQDLGNLFGGGQGGGIDMSRMFQQMMPIVTRALGAGSNPVRPSSALVPESRPPHNERGLSRDDNIPKSEINLQEVVQRIENLNAPGDVFHALVENSVQLSGRGSGPQELVDELCRDEHLSSEYVEILRRDVRRRLEGDSGKDKC, encoded by the exons ATGGAAGATCAGCACTCCAACGAAGGCGCCAGTTCTGGCAATGTTGTTGGGGCCACTTCTGATTCAAATCTTGAGATCAATATTAAGACTTTAGACTCACAGATGTACAGTTTTCAAGTTGATAAAAAT ATGCGAGTTTCACTGTTCAAGGAAAAAATAGCTGATCAAACAGGTGTACCAGTCAGTCAGCAGCGGCTGATTTTCAGGGGAAGGGTGTTAAAAGATGACCATCCTCTTTCTGAGTATC ATTTGGAAAATGGGCacacattgcacttagttatTAGGCAGCCATCCCAGCCACAACCTTCATCGGGTACAAGTTCTGGCGAGGCACATGTGAATAGTG GAAATGATGCTAGTGGTGTTCCTCGTGGTCGCATTGGCCAGATATCTCACAGTGTAGTTCTTGGGACATTTAATGTTGGAGATCAAGGTGAAGGCGCTGTTCCTGATCTTAGTCGG GCTACAACTAATGGCACAGGCAACCCACAGTTCACTACTTCG TCAAACACTCCTGGTCAGCCTCGTAATGGAAATGAAACAGAAGGGTCTCATAATGTCAACGGAGGAGGACATCAAGCACAGTCTGGACAGGCATTTCCTACCCAACCATTCCAAACTTTTCCTCAAGCTGTGCAAACTCCTCTTGCAGCTGCAGCATTTCCTATGCCTTCATTAAATATG ccaattccacactctttggATACACTCTCCGAGTTCATGAAGAGAATGGAGCAGGGATTATCGCAAAATg GTTATCAGCCAAATACATCTGCAACCAATACAGGAGACCCACCTAGGGTGAACTTACCTTCCACTGCACAGGGGATGCCCACACCTGAGGCATTGGGGATTGTTCTTCGTCATGTAGAGCGACTACTCAGCAATCATGCTGTTTCTGCGCTATCT CACATTGCAGGACGATTGGAACAAGATGGAGCATCTTCTGATCCCTCTGTGAGAGGTCAAATTCAGACAGAATCTATACAATTAGGACTTGCAATGCAACATTTAGGTTCTCTTCTTCTTGAGCTTGGCCGAACAATTTGGACCCTTCGTATGGGGCAGTCTCCT GGAGAAGCTGTTGTGAATGCTGGGCCAGCAGTTTACATATCCCCATCAGGACCTAATCCCATAATGGTCCAG CCTTTCCCTCTTCAAACAAGCTCACTCATTGGTGGTTCTGTACCTCAATCAAACCCTGTGAGTTTTGGTCCTGTTGGGATTGGCAGTGCTCCAAGGAATGTAAACATCCATATACATGCTG TTGGTGCTAGGGGTAGTAATGGGGAGGGTATCCCATCTGGTTCTAGGGATTCAGGTGGCCGGGTGCTGCCAGTGAGAAATGTAGTCGGTGCCACTATTCCATCCTCCCAAATTGGTGTTTCAGTATCCAATGCGTCACAACCCGGTTCTGGTGTTTCTGTTTCACAGCAGCCTTCTGGCTCCTCACTTTCCTCCATTGTTGCTGAACTTAACTCACATTTTAGAAGTTTTGTTGGCGATACACAAGCAGAAGACACAGTTCAATCAG GTCAGGATGTGTCCACTGTTCAGAATCCATCTGTTGAACCGCATAATTATGCAGGAAGTGAACCTCCAAGTACTGGCTATGTCGATATAGCTGGTGTGTCACTACCTGGTTGCACATCTGAAAGTGAAGGTCAGAAG GATTCAGGAAGTGTTGGTACCTTGAAAAACAATTCAATATTCCCAGTTGGAGGTTCTCTAAGCTCTTCAAGTGGCCAAAACACCGTGGTGAGAGAGGATGAGAGGGGAAATGCTCCACAATCCAGTGAGAAGCAGGCTGAAGGTGCGAAATCTGCTCCACTTGGTTTAGGACTCGGAGTTTTGGAGCGTAAG AGACAAGCCAGGCAGCCAAAACCGCTGACCAAGAATGAAGATGGTGGAATAACTAGTTTTCCCATCAATCAGAATCAGCAAGTAATAGGTGGCCAGCAAGTTTTGCAGTCCCTTGCATCTTGTAGTTCTGCTGTAAGTAGGATGAATTCAAGTGATGTGCCGGCAAGACAAACAGTGCCTGCTGTTGAGCAGGTCAGAGATGGTAGAACATTGGGAGGGCAAGGTCCTGTTGGCCAAGTTGATATGGGAAGCATGATGTCTCAGGTTCTGCAGAGTCCAGCCCTGAATGGTCTGTTGGCAGGTGTTTCAGACCAAACGGGAGTGGGTTCTCCCGATATATTGAGGAATATGTTACAGAACTTTACACAGAATCCACAGATGAGGAATGCTGTCAATCAGATTGCTGAACAGGTTGACAGCCAAGATTTGGGAAACTTGTTTGGAGGAGGCCAAGGTGGTGGGATTGATATGTCCAGGATGTTCCAACAAATGATGCCCATTGTAACTCGCGCCCTTGGGGCTGGATCAAATCCCGTCCGGCCATCCTCTGCTTTGGTTCCTGAATCTCGACCACCCCACAATGAGCGAGGTCTCAGTAGAGATGATAATATCCCTAAGTCTGAG ATTAATCTCCAAGAAGTGGTTCAGAGGATTGAGAACCTGAATGCACCGGGAGATGTTTTTCATGCTCTAGTTGAGAATTCAGTTCAGCTGTCTGGCAGAGGAAGTGGTCCTCAAGAACTTGTGGATGAGTTGTGCAGGGACGAGCATCTCTCCAGT GAATATGTTGAAATATTACGCAGGGACGTACGGCGACGGCTTGAGGGTGATTCAGGGAAGGACAAGTGCTAG
- the LOC103450334 gene encoding L-ascorbate oxidase homolog: protein MPLNGAEGAIWALLCLAALFSIAVAEDPYRFFEWNVTYGDIYPLGVRQKGILINGQFPGPDIHSVTNDNLIINVFNSLDEPFLLSWNGIQQRRNSFEDGVYGTTCPIPPGKNFTYILQVKDQIGSFYYFPSLAFHKAAGGFGGIRILSRPRIPVPFPDPAGDYTVLIGDWYKANHTTLKAHLDRGKKLPFPDGILINGRGPGGFSLNFEQGKTYRLRISNIGLQNSLNFRIQNHKMKLVEVEGTHTLQTTYSSLDVHVGQSYSVLVTADQPGQDYYLVASSRFTSPILTTTGTVHYANSAGKVSGPPPGGPTIQVDWSLNQARSIRTNLTASGPRPNPQGSYHYGLINLTKTYVLQNSAGQVNGKQRYGVNSVSFVPADTPLKLADYFKIGGVFRVGSISDRPTGGGLYLDTSVLGADYRAFVEIVFQNNEDIIQSWHLDGYSFFVVGMDGGQWTTASRNAYNLRDAVSRCTTQVYPKSWTAIYIPLDNVGMWNLRTEFWARQYLGQQLYLRVYTPSTSIRDEYPIPRNARLCGRASGRRTRPL from the exons ATGCCGCTAAACGGAGCGGAAGGTGCCATCTGGGCACTGCTATGTCTCGCCGCTCTCTTCTCCATAGCCGTCGCTGAAGATCCCTACAGATTCTTCGAATGGAATGTCACTTACGGCGACATTTACCCTCTCGGTGTTCGCCAAAAG GGAATACTGATAAATGGACAGTTCCCGGGGCCAGACATCCACTCCGTCACCAATGACAATCTCATCATCAACGTCTTCAACAGCTTGGACGAGCCGTTCCTCCTCTCCTG GAACGGAATCCAACAAAGAAGGAATTCATTTGAGGACGGAGTGTATGGAACAACCTGCCCAATTCCACCGGGGAAGAACTTCACCTACATTCTCCAAGTCAAGGACCAAATCGGAAGTTTCTACTACTTCCCATCTCTCGCCTTCCACAAGGCTGCCGGCGGCTTCGGAGGCATCCGAATTCTTAGCAGGCCCAGAATTCCCGTCCCTTTCCCCGATCCTGCCGGTGATTACACTGTTCTTATTGGTGATTGGTACAAGGCTAATCACACG ACCTTGAAGGCTCATCTGGACCGTGGTAAGAAGCTACCTTTCCCTGATGGAATCCTTATCAACGGCCGCGGTCCTGGTGGATTCTCTCTTAATTTTGAGCAAG GAAAAACATACAGGCTCAGAATTTCAAACATTGGGTTGCAAAATTCCCTCAACTTCCGCATTCAAAACCACAAAATGAAGCTGGTAGAAGTGGAGGGAACACACACCCTCCAAACCACCTACTCATCCCTTGATGTACACGTTGGCCAATCCTACTCGGTTCTTGTAACAGCTGATCAGCCTGGACAAGACTACTACCTTGTAGCTTCCTCTCGTTTCACCTCTCCAATCCTCACCACAACCGGCACTGTTCATTACGCCAACTCTGCTGGCAAAGTCTCTGGCCCACCCCCTGGTGGACCTACCATCCAAGTCGACTGGTCTTTGAACCAAGCCCGCTCTATCAG GACCAATCTTACAGCAAGTGGACCGAGGCCAAACCCGCAGGGCTCGTACCACTACGGACTGATCAATTTAACCAAAACTTATGTGCTACAAAATTCCGCTGGTCAAGTGAACGGTAAGCAAAGATATGGGGTGAACAGCGTGTCGTTTGTTCCAGCAGACACTCCCTTGAAGCTCGCGGACTACTTCAAAATTGGAGGAGTTTTCCGTGTTGGAAGCATCTCCGACAGGCCTACTGGTGGGGGATTGTACCTTGACACCTCAGTATTGGGTGCTGATTATAGAGCATTCGTCGAGATTGTGTTCCAAAACAACGAAGATATAATTCAGAGCTGGCATCTCGATGGTTACTCTTTCTTTGTTGTTGG TATGGATGGAGGGCAGTGGACAACTGCTAGCAGGAATGCGTATAATCTCAGAGATGCGGTTTCACGTTGCACCACTCAG GTGTATCCCAAGTCGTGGACGGCTATATACATTCCGCTAGATAATGTGGGAATGTGGAACTTGAGGACAGAGTTTTGGGCACGACAGTACCTTGGGCAACAGTTATATCTGCGTGTTTATACTCCATCCACTTCAATTAGGGATGAATACCCTATTCCAAGGAATGCGCGGCTATGTGGCAGAGCAAGCGGCCGGCGCACACGACCCCTCTAA
- the LOC103450332 gene encoding cytoplasmic tRNA 2-thiolation protein 1-like produces MESSADGKPKKAGGRQCCICHERRAALKRPKTLEQICRECFYEVFEEEIHQVIVENQLFKPGERIALGASGGKHSTVLAYVLSELNRRHNYGLDLFLLSVDEGITGYRDDSLETVKRNEIQYGLPLKIVSYKDLYGWTMDEIVKMIGLKNNCTFCGVFCRQALDRGAALLKVDKLATGHNADDIAETVLLNLLRGDIARLSRCTSIVTGEDGPIPRCKPFKYTYEKEIVMYAYFKRLDYFSTECIYSPNAYRGFAREFIKDLERIRPRAILDLIKSGENFRISTCTKMPEQGTCERCGYISSQKWCKACVLLEGLNKGLPKLGIGRSRGLNNDGKNDTKERNGTKSIESKQCGSLDF; encoded by the exons ATGGAGTCGTCAGCCGACGGCAAGCCGAAGAAGGCGGGGGGCCGCCAGTGCTGCATCTGTCATGAGAGACGGGCCGCCCTCAAGAGACCCAAAACCCTAGAGCAG ATTTGCAGGGAATGTTTCTACGAGGTGTTTGAGGAGGAGATTCATCAGGTCATCGTCGAAAACCAGTTATTTAAGCCTGGTGAGCGCATTGCCCTCGGTGCCTCCGGCGGCAAAc ATTCCACTGTCCTCGCTTATGTATTATCCGAATTGAATAGGCGGCACAATTACGGTTTGGATCTCTTCCTCTTGTCAGTCGATGAGGGCATTACTGGCTACAGGGACGATTCTCTTGAAACCGTCAAAAGAAATGAAATCCAG TATGGATTGCCGCTGAAAATAGTCTCCTACAAGGATTTGTATGGGTGGACCATGGATGAAATAGTAAAGATGATAGGTCTCAAGAACAATTGCACCTTCTGTGGTGTTTTTTGTCGTCAG GCCCTTGATCGTGGTGCTGCACTGTTGAAGGTAGACAAGCTAGCTACTGGACATAATGCAGATGATATTGCTGAAACAGTTCTTTTGAACTTATTAAGAGGTGACATTGCA agATTAAGTAGATGCACTTCAATTGTCACTGGTGAAGACGGGCCAATTCCAAGATGCAAACCTTTTAAATACACCTATGAGAAGGAGATTGTTAT GTATGCATATTTCAAGAGGCTGGATTACTTCTCCACAGAAT GCATTTATTCACCCAATGCATATCGTGGTTTTGCTCGTGAATTCATCAAGGATTTAGAAAGAATCAG ACCTAGGGCTATACTTGACCTCATCAAATCAGGGGAAAATTTCAGAATTTCAACTTGTACAAAAATGCCAGAACAGGGGACATGTGAACGGTGCGGTTACATTTCCAGCCAG AAATGGTGCAAGGCTTGTGTTTTGCTAGAGGGGCTGAATAAGGGTTTGCCAAAGCTGGGAATTGGCCGGAGTCGAGGACTTAATAACGATGGGAAGAATGATACGAAGGAAAGAAATGGAACAAAAAGTATTGAAAGCAAGCAATGTGGAAGTTTGGATTTCTGA